Proteins co-encoded in one Quercus robur chromosome 8, dhQueRobu3.1, whole genome shotgun sequence genomic window:
- the LOC126695616 gene encoding zinc finger protein MAGPIE, whose protein sequence is MLENMAEEALPNGFVENPIAGSNPPASKKKRNQPGNPDPEAEVIALSPKTLMATNRFLCEICGKGFQRDQNLQLHRRGHNLPWKLKQRTSKEIRKRVYVCPEKSCVHHHASRALGDLTGIKKHFCRKHGEKKWKCEKCAKRYAVQSDWKAHSKTCGTREYKCDCGTIFSRRDSFITHRAFCDALAEETARLNAASNMSNAVANNINYHFMPTPLGPSMAQHFSSIFKPISSNEEAINQTTRGLSLWMGQGSSQGQESIGNNNLHGIHQLGSVSSGTIFGDPLVSCSNPPPSDYQLNWVFGTKLSSSNAEELTASNSLPLTDVKEAGTQLLSVPSLYSTQHQSHQTPSANMSATALLQKAAQIGVTTTDPSFLGSFGLKCSDSQVRDGNKLCGVLYGTSNPILSTNIGNDVENSAGDLLQVHPAKRRHTMNEESGGGGQTRDFLGVGVQTICHPSSINGWI, encoded by the exons ATGCTAGAAAATATGGCTGAAGAAGCACTTCCAAATGGTTTTGTCGAAAACCCAATTGCTGGATCTAATCCTCCTGcttcaaagaagaagagaaaccaACCAGGCAACCCAG ATCCTGAAGCTGAAGTTATAGCTTTATCGCCAAAGACCCTCATGGCCACCAACAGATTCTTGTGTGAAATTTGCGGGAAAGGTTTCCAAAGAGATCAAAATTTGCAACTCCACCGGAGGGGACATAACCTTCCATGGAAGCTCAAGCAGAGGACCAGCAAGGAAATAAGGAAGCGTGTTTATGTGTGTCCCGAAAAGAGCTGTGTTCACCACCACGCTTCTAGGGCTCTTGGAGACCTAACTGGTATAAAGAAACACTTTTGCCGAAAACATGGAGAGAAGAAGTGGAAGTGTGAGAAGTGCGCAAAGAGATATGCTGTGCAGTCAGATTGGAAAGCTCACTCCAAGACCTGTGGCACTAGGGAGTACAAATGTGACTGTGGGACAATATTTTCAAG GCGAGATAGCTTCATCACTCATAGGGCCTTCTGCGATGCCTTAGCTGAAGAAACAGCTAGACTGAATGCAGCCTCCAATATGAGCAACGCAGTGGCCAACAATATCAACTATCATTTCATGCCGACTCCACTAGGGCCTAGCATGGCACAAcatttctcttctattttcaaGCCAATCTCAAGTAATGAAGAAGCAATCAATCAAACTACACGAGGACTATCCCTATGGATGGGCCAAGGATCATCCCAAGGCCAGGAATCAATAGGGAATAACAATCTCCATGGGATTCATCAACTTGGGTCAGTGAGTTCAGGGACAATATTTGGTGATCCACTAGTTTCATGCTCAAATCCTCCACCATCAGATTATCAGCTAAATTGGGTGTTTGGAACTAAGCTCTCTTCGAGTAATGCCGAAGAGCTAACTGCAAGCAATTCACTTCCATTAACAGATGTGAAGGAAGCTGGAACTCAGCTTCTTAGTGTTCCTTCCTTGTACAGCACACAACACCAGTCTCATCAAACACCTTCAGCAAACATGTCGGCCACGGCTTTATTACAAAAGGCTGCACAAATTGGCGTAACCACAACTGACCCATCATTCCTTGGGAGCTTTGGGTTGAAGTGCAGTGATAGCCAAGTTCGAGATGGGAACAAATTGTGTGGAGTACTGTATGGTACTTCAAATCCAATACTCAGTACTAATATTGGAAATGATGTAGAAAACTCGGCAGGTGATCTATTGCAGGTACACCCTGCAAAACGCAGGCACACGATGAATGAAGAAAGCGGTGGTGGAGGTCAAACTAGGGACTTTCTGGGTGTGGGAGTACAAACCATTTGCCACCCTTCATCAATCAATGGTTGGATTTGA